A region from the Agarivorans sp. Alg241-V36 genome encodes:
- a CDS encoding sigma-54-dependent Fis family transcriptional regulator, which produces MTNKLQLPSSINASWLRSQHAGLKEQVAPQVLRLADCELAERHHHHQSLISLVERYAYPLFEQMMAHSSSRLILSDVDGYLIHHWGVKRYNDKLATIALESGVNWLEQHKGTNAIGTAIATGQAVSVIGEQHFIQQHRFMSCSACPIFSPKGDMLAILDITSEQQRHTQQTMLLSASLAQQVETALLCQLPESHYRIDLAAQPHLLNSGWQGIVVADSEGKVLGLNPMARQLVDKLHVGQTLASHFGEDWQKTHLADKAKLHLQTKALKARPIISKRTVSKNDSRDSRVNTAWWQACKVVSKSIPLLILGETGVGKERFVKQLHQQSRRASKALQAVNCAALPNELVEAELFGYQAGAFTGANPKGFVGKIRQADGGFLFLDEIGEMPLAAQARLLRVLQEREVVPVGGNQAYKVDIQVVAATHVNLQQRVSEGLFREDLYYRLKGLQISLPALRERSDIGLLINKLHQRYCEHKQDIEQRLFSKMLAYTWPGNLRELDNFMQVACLMTEQQALLRSTDLPESLQQQLALTSSAEQSCEQPELQQTIEQNIAQVYQHCQGNVTKSAKLLGISRNTLYRKLRQLKLKH; this is translated from the coding sequence ATGACCAATAAACTGCAACTCCCTAGCTCCATCAATGCCTCTTGGCTGCGAAGCCAGCATGCAGGCCTAAAAGAGCAAGTCGCTCCGCAGGTATTACGTTTAGCTGACTGCGAATTAGCAGAGCGTCACCATCACCACCAATCGCTTATTTCCTTAGTGGAGCGCTATGCCTACCCATTGTTTGAGCAAATGATGGCGCATAGTTCAAGCCGGCTTATTTTGTCCGACGTAGACGGCTATTTAATTCATCATTGGGGAGTAAAGCGTTACAACGATAAGCTGGCAACCATCGCGCTAGAGAGTGGGGTGAATTGGTTAGAGCAACATAAAGGCACTAACGCGATTGGCACCGCTATTGCCACCGGGCAGGCGGTGTCGGTCATTGGCGAGCAGCACTTTATTCAGCAACACCGTTTTATGAGTTGCAGCGCTTGCCCAATATTTAGTCCAAAGGGCGACATGCTGGCGATATTGGACATTACTAGTGAGCAGCAGCGACATACCCAGCAAACCATGTTGTTGAGCGCCAGTTTAGCCCAACAGGTTGAGACAGCCTTGCTGTGTCAGTTACCGGAAAGTCATTACCGTATCGATTTGGCTGCTCAGCCACACCTGCTCAATTCTGGTTGGCAGGGCATTGTGGTAGCCGACAGTGAAGGCAAAGTATTAGGCTTAAACCCAATGGCACGTCAGCTGGTAGACAAACTGCATGTAGGCCAAACCTTGGCCAGTCATTTTGGTGAGGACTGGCAGAAAACCCACTTGGCAGACAAGGCAAAGCTACATCTTCAAACTAAGGCTTTAAAAGCTAGGCCAATTATTAGTAAAAGAACTGTTAGCAAGAATGACTCTCGCGACTCGCGGGTTAATACCGCTTGGTGGCAGGCCTGCAAAGTGGTGAGTAAATCTATTCCTTTACTTATTTTAGGTGAAACGGGGGTAGGTAAAGAGCGTTTTGTAAAACAGCTTCACCAACAAAGCCGGCGAGCGAGCAAGGCCTTGCAAGCGGTAAATTGCGCTGCCTTGCCCAACGAGCTGGTGGAGGCGGAGCTGTTTGGTTATCAAGCTGGCGCATTTACCGGAGCCAACCCCAAGGGTTTTGTGGGGAAAATTCGCCAAGCCGATGGTGGCTTTTTATTTTTAGATGAAATTGGTGAAATGCCTTTGGCAGCTCAAGCGCGTTTATTGCGGGTGCTGCAAGAGCGTGAAGTAGTGCCGGTGGGTGGCAATCAAGCCTATAAAGTAGACATTCAAGTGGTTGCTGCAACCCATGTAAATTTGCAGCAAAGAGTGAGTGAGGGACTGTTTAGAGAAGATCTTTATTATCGTTTAAAAGGTTTGCAAATAAGCTTGCCAGCTCTGCGAGAGCGCAGCGACATAGGCTTGCTCATCAATAAGCTTCACCAACGTTATTGCGAACATAAGCAAGATATAGAGCAGCGCTTGTTTAGTAAAATGTTGGCTTATACTTGGCCGGGCAATTTGCGTGAGCTGGATAACTTTATGCAGGTGGCTTGTTTAATGACCGAGCAGCAAGCTTTGTTACGCAGTACCGATTTGCCCGAATCTTTGCAGCAGCAACTAGCCTTAACTAGCTCGGCAGAGCAAAGCTGTGAACAGCCAGAGCTGCAGCAGACCATTGAGCAAAACATTGCACAGGTTTATCAGCATTGCCAAGGTAACGTTACTAAAAGCGCTAAACTGCTGGGCATTAGCCGCAATACCTTGTATCGAAAACTGCGCCAACTAAAGCTTAAGCATTAA
- a CDS encoding glycosyl hydrolase family 8, whose translation MTMNIFATQRNALISTVKTLAFCALPLGLASCAAPVEQSTPATEQTSASHTAPGAFYSGEYHNAFVELGIASPEQVNKKVQDTYQQLFYSDSRSESGKAVFFPVGDDMGFIKDIGSNDIRSEGMSYGMMIAVQMDDQEMFNKLWKFSKTYMQHHDGWYQDYFAWHLRPEAPFAKMDNNPAPDGELYFAMALFFAENRWGAGEGIFQYSDEANVILQAMVNKEESDSQVPMFNRDEKQILFVTERSLGLYTDPSYHVAAFYELLGRWAEEDQQLWLDAAQVSRDYLYNAAHPETGLYSEYAAFDGTPQKTSFNDISHKSGYDAFRVIGNIAMDYHWFNADPRQTELADRLISFYADEFKRKGQNFAVHEMSGKVASEWGSSGQNAMNGTAAMITNSQEAKEFTERLWKQATPTGKWRYYDGLLHMFAVLQMSGEYKIYGPTDAE comes from the coding sequence ATGACTATGAATATTTTTGCCACCCAGCGTAATGCCTTAATCAGCACGGTGAAAACCCTTGCGTTTTGCGCCCTGCCTTTAGGGTTAGCCTCTTGTGCAGCTCCCGTTGAGCAATCTACGCCAGCTACAGAACAAACTAGCGCTAGCCATACTGCTCCCGGTGCTTTTTATTCGGGTGAATACCACAATGCCTTTGTTGAGCTAGGTATCGCCTCGCCAGAGCAAGTGAACAAGAAAGTACAAGATACTTACCAGCAGCTTTTCTACTCCGATTCTCGTAGCGAAAGCGGTAAAGCGGTGTTCTTCCCGGTTGGTGACGACATGGGCTTTATTAAAGACATTGGCAGCAATGATATTCGCTCTGAAGGTATGTCTTACGGCATGATGATCGCCGTTCAAATGGACGACCAAGAGATGTTCAATAAGCTTTGGAAGTTCTCTAAAACCTATATGCAACACCACGACGGCTGGTACCAAGATTACTTTGCTTGGCACTTAAGACCAGAAGCTCCTTTTGCCAAAATGGATAACAACCCAGCGCCAGACGGTGAGCTTTACTTTGCCATGGCATTATTCTTTGCAGAAAACCGCTGGGGCGCAGGTGAAGGTATTTTCCAATATAGCGATGAAGCCAACGTCATTCTTCAAGCGATGGTAAATAAAGAAGAATCTGACTCGCAGGTTCCTATGTTTAACCGCGACGAGAAGCAAATCTTATTTGTTACCGAAAGAAGCCTAGGTTTATACACCGATCCCTCTTACCACGTAGCTGCCTTTTATGAACTACTCGGTCGCTGGGCGGAGGAAGACCAGCAACTATGGTTAGATGCTGCGCAAGTAAGCCGTGACTATCTATACAACGCTGCCCACCCAGAAACCGGTTTGTACTCAGAATATGCAGCTTTTGACGGTACGCCACAAAAAACCTCATTCAACGATATTAGTCATAAATCAGGTTACGATGCGTTCCGAGTTATCGGCAACATCGCCATGGACTACCACTGGTTTAACGCTGACCCTCGCCAAACCGAGCTAGCTGACCGCCTAATTTCGTTTTATGCCGATGAGTTCAAACGTAAAGGCCAAAACTTTGCAGTACATGAAATGAGCGGCAAAGTAGCGTCAGAATGGGGAAGCTCTGGCCAAAATGCCATGAATGGCACAGCGGCGATGATAACCAATAGCCAAGAAGCCAAAGAGTTTACCGAACGCCTGTGGAAACAAGCTACGCCAACTGGCAAATGGCGCTACTACGACGGCCTATTGCACATGTTTGCAGTATTGCAGATGTCGGGCGAATACAAGATTTACGGCCCAACTGACGCCGAGTAA
- a CDS encoding putative nucleotidyltransferase substrate binding domain-containing protein, with protein sequence MNEISFIWFNYQLTPAAKQDIDSMSLREMVCIFDHIWQLRFTNQIVEHTDLRKVNDVLALADLTELEQQNLRKVLKRISLFHDKISQDFLSTKANPKS encoded by the coding sequence ATAAACGAGATAAGCTTTATCTGGTTTAATTACCAACTAACGCCGGCAGCCAAACAAGACATAGACTCGATGAGCCTTCGAGAAATGGTCTGCATTTTTGACCACATTTGGCAACTGCGCTTTACGAATCAAATCGTTGAACATACCGATTTACGTAAGGTAAATGATGTACTGGCCTTGGCAGATTTAACCGAGCTGGAGCAGCAAAATCTGCGTAAGGTATTGAAAAGAATTAGTCTATTTCACGACAAAATCAGCCAAGATTTTCTTAGCACAAAAGCCAATCCCAAAAGCTAA
- a CDS encoding PEP-CTERM sorting domain-containing protein: MKALLLTLTTLFMAMSANATVMLTSDNPAQAPGVETYLGDFPTPFSDPTAFPNIPEAQSVFDAGSDIRAAFMLDLDMLDESTDEGTGNYLNGILDLEFYWFNGANLVWQNYNPYTWDQIEAWQPTFDVLAVWSDSSLFDEGLVDSGAWTVFAAVEGSVIGGKQFSVPEPASYALVLFGLLAIVGRRMRGSLFAK; this comes from the coding sequence ATGAAAGCACTACTTTTAACCTTAACGACATTGTTTATGGCGATGTCGGCAAATGCAACAGTAATGTTAACTAGCGACAACCCAGCGCAAGCTCCGGGAGTGGAAACCTATTTAGGTGATTTTCCAACACCTTTTAGTGATCCAACTGCTTTTCCAAACATTCCTGAAGCTCAAAGCGTGTTTGACGCAGGCTCTGACATTCGAGCAGCTTTTATGCTTGATCTTGATATGTTAGATGAGTCGACAGATGAAGGTACGGGAAATTACTTAAATGGCATATTAGACCTAGAGTTTTACTGGTTTAATGGCGCTAACTTAGTATGGCAAAACTATAACCCTTACACTTGGGATCAAATCGAAGCTTGGCAGCCTACATTTGATGTACTTGCGGTATGGAGTGATAGCAGCTTGTTCGACGAAGGCCTAGTAGATAGTGGCGCTTGGACAGTGTTTGCTGCAGTTGAAGGAAGCGTGATTGGCGGTAAGCAGTTCTCAGTTCCTGAACCAGCAAGTTATGCCTTGGTGTTATTTGGTTTACTTGCCATTGTGGGCAGAAGAATGCGTGGATCTTTATTCGCTAAATAG
- a CDS encoding LysR family transcriptional regulator, giving the protein MQNDIPKYNLLAAFAAVMEHGSLSKAAEYLNTNQSTISTMLGRLKNEVQQELFIRSGRGVAPTNYSVNLYAQIQEPLQQLNNVFQSFGHFDAATSKRNFVVTAPEHLQWVLLDQFSQIPNKHLSLEIFDQPEYEENMYELLITQEYDAMIDILPPKDPSLDCQKLFDGDFVVVCSKTHPRIQSSLSEAQYMQEEHAVLERKRKRQYTISHYTNIDLSKRRVAYHGRSLFSNIIMCSQTHYLTAVPLSMALQFEERLQLQVFKPPFEFRSVSNYLIWPKKVSQDPAHAWLRNELITISAKIEHYIQKNFD; this is encoded by the coding sequence ATGCAAAACGATATCCCCAAATACAATCTACTGGCAGCTTTTGCCGCGGTAATGGAGCACGGCAGTTTAAGTAAAGCTGCAGAGTATCTAAATACTAATCAGTCAACCATTTCTACCATGCTAGGGCGCCTTAAAAATGAGGTACAGCAGGAGCTGTTTATTCGTAGCGGTCGCGGCGTAGCGCCCACCAACTACTCGGTGAACCTTTACGCACAAATCCAAGAACCCTTGCAGCAGCTTAATAATGTATTTCAATCTTTCGGGCATTTTGATGCAGCGACTTCGAAGAGGAATTTTGTCGTCACTGCGCCTGAGCATTTACAGTGGGTACTGCTCGACCAATTTTCCCAAATTCCCAATAAACACTTAAGCTTAGAGATATTTGACCAACCCGAATATGAAGAGAACATGTATGAGTTGTTGATTACTCAAGAATACGACGCGATGATCGATATTCTCCCTCCCAAAGACCCCAGCTTAGACTGCCAAAAGCTGTTTGACGGAGACTTTGTAGTGGTATGCAGTAAAACTCATCCGCGAATTCAAAGCAGTTTATCCGAAGCGCAATATATGCAGGAAGAGCATGCGGTATTAGAAAGAAAAAGAAAGCGGCAATACACCATTAGCCATTACACCAACATTGATTTAAGCAAACGACGAGTGGCTTATCATGGGCGATCTTTGTTTAGCAACATCATCATGTGTAGCCAAACTCACTATCTCACTGCGGTGCCTCTATCAATGGCTTTACAGTTTGAAGAACGACTACAGTTGCAAGTTTTTAAGCCTCCATTCGAGTTTAGGAGTGTATCCAACTACCTTATTTGGCCCAAAAAAGTCAGCCAAGACCCAGCTCATGCTTGGCTAAGAAACGAGTTAATCACTATTTCAGCTAAAATCGAACACTACATACAAAAGAACTTCGACTAG
- a CDS encoding alkyl sulfatase dimerization domain-containing protein, giving the protein MTKRFKQLLLPVAITSTLLVAGYSAATPVVEASSTVGQELQTSAASQYQDIDMDARYNDGVLIEHSSNMFWGKGERIKVLSKTGETLAYTAESEHVHPTLTKHSRKMDQAIIQVDDNVYLGYGFGIDTPVMIEGDDGIIIVDPGESVEMAESVKEQFRKITDKPLKAIIYSHNHIDHISGVRAWATDEQVSSGEVKIIAQDGLTAAVANWSSNLGSLFGHRTSYTGAKHVEEGEHGTVNDGLGPRFMQGAISFIEPNTLIATNATLDITIAGVRMQIVNVPSETKDEVVVYLPEQKILHAAEVLQGENFPNLHTIRGTKFRDPAMWFKGIDVMRQFDTEIMINSHGRPVEGKAAVANVLTAYRDAIQYTHDQTIRYMNKGLTPDELVEVVKLPKHLAEHPWLGEHYGTVAHAVRQIYVGYVGFYEADPWQLEPMAYQQRAKAFVELMGGRDNIISTAKAAIEAKNYTFAAEILSYPITVNKDDMQARQLKAAAYKAWSAEQVNINWRNWALNAAAELEGERDFSNLISFASVDVLTALPSKQIFDMMTATLIAENTVDVNMAMSYSFADTEEAFTIEIRNGIAQLHTEALADADVKIATSRAVLNQILMAGPNSLQVIASNMENGNFKFEQGGIKGFGLFMSYFDQATSPQDLMLIVR; this is encoded by the coding sequence ATGACGAAGCGATTTAAGCAGTTGCTACTACCAGTAGCTATTACCAGTACTTTGTTGGTAGCAGGTTATAGTGCAGCTACGCCGGTAGTTGAAGCCAGTTCTACAGTGGGTCAAGAGCTACAAACTAGTGCGGCAAGCCAATACCAAGACATAGATATGGATGCACGTTATAACGACGGTGTATTGATCGAGCACTCGTCAAATATGTTTTGGGGTAAAGGCGAGCGAATCAAAGTTTTGTCTAAAACTGGTGAAACCTTAGCCTACACTGCTGAATCTGAACATGTTCATCCTACGTTGACTAAACACAGCCGTAAGATGGACCAAGCGATTATCCAAGTGGATGATAACGTTTATCTTGGTTACGGCTTTGGTATCGACACCCCAGTGATGATTGAAGGCGATGACGGCATTATCATCGTTGACCCAGGTGAGTCAGTAGAAATGGCTGAGTCGGTTAAAGAACAGTTCAGAAAAATCACTGATAAGCCGCTTAAAGCCATTATTTACTCACATAACCATATCGACCATATCTCGGGTGTACGAGCTTGGGCTACCGATGAGCAAGTAAGCTCTGGTGAAGTGAAAATTATCGCCCAAGATGGTCTAACCGCTGCCGTGGCGAACTGGTCATCTAACCTTGGCTCTCTATTTGGTCACCGTACTTCTTACACTGGTGCAAAACATGTGGAAGAGGGTGAACACGGTACTGTAAATGACGGTCTTGGTCCGCGCTTTATGCAGGGCGCTATTTCGTTCATTGAGCCTAATACTCTTATCGCCACTAACGCTACCTTAGATATCACTATTGCTGGCGTGCGTATGCAAATTGTAAACGTGCCTTCTGAAACTAAAGATGAAGTGGTTGTTTACTTACCAGAGCAAAAAATCTTACATGCTGCAGAAGTATTGCAGGGCGAAAACTTCCCTAACTTGCACACCATTCGTGGAACCAAGTTCCGCGACCCTGCTATGTGGTTTAAAGGCATTGATGTGATGCGTCAGTTTGATACTGAAATCATGATCAACTCGCATGGTCGTCCGGTTGAAGGCAAAGCAGCGGTTGCAAATGTATTAACCGCTTATCGTGATGCGATTCAATATACTCACGACCAAACCATTCGTTACATGAATAAAGGTTTAACCCCTGATGAGTTGGTTGAGGTAGTTAAGTTACCTAAACACCTTGCAGAGCACCCTTGGTTGGGCGAGCACTACGGTACTGTTGCTCACGCTGTTCGTCAGATCTACGTTGGCTATGTTGGTTTCTATGAAGCCGATCCTTGGCAACTAGAGCCTATGGCTTACCAACAACGTGCGAAGGCGTTTGTTGAGCTAATGGGTGGACGTGACAACATCATCAGCACCGCTAAAGCGGCAATTGAAGCTAAAAACTACACCTTTGCGGCAGAGATTCTATCTTACCCAATTACCGTAAATAAAGATGACATGCAGGCGCGCCAGCTTAAAGCAGCAGCCTATAAAGCGTGGTCTGCGGAGCAGGTTAACATTAACTGGCGCAACTGGGCCTTAAACGCAGCTGCTGAACTAGAAGGTGAGCGTGATTTCTCTAACCTTATTAGCTTTGCCTCGGTTGACGTATTAACGGCGCTGCCAAGTAAGCAGATCTTCGACATGATGACTGCAACGCTTATTGCTGAAAACACCGTAGATGTGAACATGGCGATGAGCTACAGCTTTGCTGATACCGAAGAAGCTTTCACCATTGAGATTCGCAATGGTATTGCTCAGCTACACACTGAAGCATTAGCCGACGCCGATGTGAAAATTGCTACCTCTCGTGCTGTATTAAACCAAATACTTATGGCAGGTCCTAATTCGCTGCAAGTGATTGCGAGCAACATGGAAAATGGCAACTTCAAGTTTGAGCAAGGCGGCATAAAAGGCTTTGGTTTATTCATGAGCTATTTTGACCAAGCTACCAGCCCACAAGATCTAATGTTGATTGTACGTTAA
- a CDS encoding magnesium transporter, whose amino-acid sequence MRLLRSIFSKIGIILMVLIKFVCFMAVMLGGAYVLAPMGTINSKDIDMGMYRSSPNDTMMMLLNSEYFSGYLFAVTIALAIFVVFLLWQLHEVAVHKAHEKKSAHIQLVFALSLCGLFLHKAWWVLAIIIAFANWAHIGASISKVISDGRQKVSSSLRTTETPEA is encoded by the coding sequence ATGCGCTTACTTCGCTCTATTTTTTCTAAGATTGGCATCATATTAATGGTGTTAATTAAGTTTGTTTGTTTTATGGCCGTGATGCTAGGCGGTGCTTATGTATTAGCGCCAATGGGCACCATTAACTCTAAAGATATCGATATGGGAATGTATCGCAGCAGCCCCAACGATACCATGATGATGCTTCTTAACTCTGAGTACTTTAGCGGCTACCTGTTTGCTGTAACGATTGCCCTGGCAATTTTTGTGGTGTTTTTATTGTGGCAGTTACACGAAGTAGCCGTGCATAAAGCACATGAGAAAAAAAGCGCCCATATTCAGTTGGTATTTGCCCTGTCTTTGTGTGGCCTGTTTTTGCATAAGGCATGGTGGGTACTTGCCATCATTATTGCCTTTGCTAACTGGGCGCATATTGGTGCGTCGATAAGCAAAGTTATTAGTGATGGTAGGCAGAAAGTGTCATCAAGCCTGCGTACAACTGAAACACCGGAGGCCTAA
- a CDS encoding efflux RND transporter periplasmic adaptor subunit — protein sequence MKEVMIPYILIMWILVSTGAIKWTLKSAFWIVSGGLLILVLLGILSRLWAPVDLSYSSTVKAPHSVLSPLLGEQIDTIYVEHNQYVKEGEVIYTLIDTTSSADLEKIKASIIKQEEAIAQFKRDVARAKKSPNIFKKRDVEYYHSQLRIAESALASLHADAKSTEFVQQRKTIRAPFDGQVAVVNVADGSRVGNMHIYDTGRKFMEMRIPDQTYRYVEVGQFAEFYVDAYPGEIFRAKVHSLTAGTGESAVSPIQGPQSVRQHVGANTSAHGRTVILEIVEPEDKVIPIGATGSAWISASKPHPFFGFIDVIGAATVRLHSYKSYLNAM from the coding sequence ATGAAAGAGGTAATGATTCCCTACATTCTAATTATGTGGATTTTGGTCTCGACGGGTGCGATTAAATGGACCTTGAAAAGTGCCTTTTGGATCGTATCTGGTGGCCTATTAATTTTGGTATTGCTTGGTATTTTGTCTCGCTTATGGGCACCCGTAGACTTAAGTTATTCATCTACCGTTAAGGCACCTCACTCGGTACTTTCGCCTTTGTTAGGCGAACAAATAGACACGATTTATGTTGAGCATAATCAGTATGTTAAAGAGGGTGAGGTGATTTATACCCTCATCGACACAACATCTAGCGCTGACTTAGAGAAAATAAAAGCGTCGATCATTAAACAAGAAGAAGCCATTGCGCAGTTTAAGCGGGATGTAGCTCGCGCTAAAAAGTCGCCTAATATCTTCAAAAAGCGAGATGTTGAATATTACCATTCACAGTTACGCATAGCTGAGTCTGCTCTGGCATCGCTACATGCCGATGCTAAAAGTACTGAGTTTGTTCAGCAAAGAAAAACCATTCGTGCGCCTTTTGATGGACAAGTGGCTGTAGTGAATGTGGCAGACGGAAGCCGAGTGGGCAATATGCATATTTACGATACTGGGCGTAAATTCATGGAAATGCGTATTCCTGATCAAACCTATCGTTATGTAGAAGTGGGGCAGTTTGCTGAGTTTTATGTAGATGCTTACCCAGGCGAAATCTTCCGCGCTAAGGTTCACAGCTTAACTGCGGGTACCGGTGAATCGGCGGTTTCGCCTATTCAAGGGCCGCAAAGTGTTCGCCAACACGTGGGCGCAAATACCAGTGCTCATGGTCGAACAGTAATATTGGAAATTGTTGAGCCAGAAGACAAAGTTATCCCGATTGGGGCAACTGGTTCTGCTTGGATATCGGCCAGTAAACCGCACCCATTTTTTGGCTTTATTGATGTAATTGGCGCAGCTACCGTTCGCCTGCACTCTTATAAGTCTTATTTAAACGCCATGTAA
- a CDS encoding OmpP1/FadL family transporter — protein MKFKNLLLLASASLLVTKAYAGAYMFPELGMMSISTAGAGAQAVAEGAETAFANPAAMTELSSTAVAFNLQGMVSNINYTDSGSTGLFAGGDSSTKAGTAMPVASFYVVTPLSDKWSAGLAFASAGGSIIDYGPQFSGSLLLQDAQLTTVQLNPSIAYQVKDNWSLGLGLVAEYGLLEQNFAGHEESLLPPLTAEGSSVEFGYTLSSLYKFNHNNRIGFTYRSELNHAMDGDISTSNNGSTSSVNIIMPATAIISGYHQLNSKPALLWSLGWSDFSKVSETAIALPNREAGIAREWQDTFSASVGMHYPLNQQWRLESGAYYETSPQDDPSLQYPDVPTGELWKLGLGASYEINQNWRMQMYYEYYYGGTPSIDYTLFEGSAAESTLKGEYEAAVHFFGVLFNYQF, from the coding sequence ATGAAATTTAAAAATTTATTGTTGCTAGCAAGCGCTTCTCTTTTAGTGACTAAGGCTTATGCGGGCGCTTATATGTTCCCTGAGCTTGGCATGATGAGCATTAGCACTGCTGGTGCGGGCGCTCAAGCGGTTGCCGAAGGCGCTGAAACGGCTTTTGCTAACCCCGCTGCAATGACCGAGCTTAGTTCCACCGCCGTTGCCTTTAACTTGCAAGGCATGGTGTCCAATATCAACTATACCGATAGCGGTTCTACTGGCTTGTTTGCGGGTGGTGATTCATCGACTAAAGCGGGCACCGCTATGCCGGTAGCTTCGTTCTATGTTGTTACGCCACTTAGTGATAAGTGGTCAGCTGGCTTGGCTTTTGCGTCAGCTGGCGGTTCTATTATCGATTATGGGCCCCAGTTTTCGGGCTCTTTATTGTTACAAGATGCGCAACTAACCACGGTGCAGCTTAACCCTAGCATTGCTTACCAAGTAAAAGATAACTGGTCACTAGGTTTGGGGCTGGTGGCTGAATATGGCTTACTAGAGCAAAACTTTGCTGGTCATGAGGAGTCTTTGTTGCCTCCATTAACTGCGGAGGGAAGCAGTGTTGAGTTTGGTTACACCCTTAGCAGCCTATACAAGTTTAACCATAACAACCGTATCGGTTTTACTTATCGCTCTGAGCTTAATCATGCGATGGATGGAGATATCAGTACTAGTAATAACGGTAGTACTTCGTCAGTTAACATTATAATGCCCGCAACGGCGATTATCAGTGGTTACCATCAGCTAAACAGTAAACCTGCTTTATTGTGGAGTTTAGGCTGGAGTGATTTTAGTAAAGTGTCTGAAACCGCTATTGCGCTGCCGAATCGAGAGGCGGGTATTGCGCGTGAATGGCAAGATACTTTTTCTGCTAGTGTCGGCATGCATTACCCATTAAACCAACAGTGGCGTTTAGAAAGCGGTGCTTACTATGAAACCTCGCCGCAAGATGATCCAAGTTTGCAATATCCAGACGTACCTACTGGCGAGTTATGGAAGCTTGGGCTTGGGGCCAGCTACGAGATTAACCAAAATTGGCGCATGCAAATGTACTACGAGTATTACTACGGTGGTACGCCTAGTATTGACTACACCTTGTTTGAGGGAAGCGCGGCAGAAAGCACACTAAAAGGCGAGTATGAGGCAGCCGTTCATTTCTTTGGTGTGCTGTTTAATTACCAGTTTTAG
- the lipA gene encoding lipoyl synthase has protein sequence MSAKKVRMEPGVKLRDADKMAFIPVKVIPSEKETMLRKPDWMRIKLPADTTRINEIKSAMRKHKLHSVCEEASCPNLAECFNHGTATFMIMGDICTRRCPFCDVGHGKPLALDSEEPTKLAATIADMKLKYVVITSVDRDDLRDGGAAHFAECVSEIRQRSPHIQIETLVPDFKGRMDRALEILDKNPPDVFNHNLETAPGLYKQVRPGSDYQWSLTLLKRFKELHPDVPTKSGLMMGLGETNEEILQVMRDLRDHGVTMLTLGQYLQPSRHHLPVERYVPPAEFEELKEQAEAMGFTHAACGPLVRSSYHADLQAKGEEVK, from the coding sequence ATGAGTGCAAAGAAAGTGCGTATGGAACCCGGAGTAAAACTTCGCGATGCCGACAAAATGGCATTTATTCCGGTGAAGGTAATACCCTCTGAAAAGGAAACAATGCTACGCAAGCCAGATTGGATGCGTATTAAACTTCCTGCTGATACCACGCGCATCAACGAAATTAAAAGCGCTATGCGCAAACACAAGTTGCACTCGGTATGTGAAGAAGCCTCCTGCCCTAACTTAGCAGAGTGTTTTAACCACGGTACCGCTACCTTTATGATTATGGGTGACATCTGTACTCGTCGTTGTCCATTCTGCGATGTAGGCCACGGCAAGCCACTAGCCCTAGATAGCGAAGAGCCAACCAAGTTGGCAGCTACTATTGCCGACATGAAGCTTAAGTATGTGGTTATTACCTCGGTAGACCGTGATGATTTGCGCGACGGCGGTGCTGCTCACTTTGCTGAATGTGTCAGTGAAATTCGCCAACGCAGCCCGCACATCCAAATTGAAACTTTGGTGCCAGATTTTAAAGGTCGCATGGACCGTGCCTTAGAGATCTTAGATAAGAACCCACCAGATGTATTCAACCATAACTTGGAAACCGCACCGGGTTTATACAAGCAAGTTCGCCCAGGTTCAGACTACCAATGGTCGCTAACGCTGCTAAAACGCTTCAAAGAGCTACACCCAGACGTACCGACTAAATCGGGCTTAATGATGGGGCTTGGCGAAACCAATGAAGAGATCTTGCAAGTAATGCGTGATTTGCGCGACCACGGCGTAACCATGCTTACGCTTGGCCAATACTTGCAACCAAGTCGCCACCACTTACCGGTTGAGCGTTACGTACCACCAGCAGAGTTTGAAGAGCTAAAAGAGCAAGCAGAAGCCATGGGCTTTACTCATGCGGCTTGTGGCCCATTGGTACGTTCAAGCTACCATGCAGACTTACAAGCCAAAGGCGAAGAAGTTAAATAA